In Ignavibacteriales bacterium, one genomic interval encodes:
- the nuoB gene encoding NADH-quinone oxidoreductase subunit NuoB produces the protein MGLLDQRFENGNVFVTSMENLLNWARLSSLYQMQFGLACCAIEMMAASASDFDIMRFGIIPRATPRQADVMVVAGTVTLKMASRIKRLYDQMAEPRYIISMGSCANCGGPYWEHGYHVLKGVDRVIPVDVFVPGCPPRPEALLEGIIRLQEKVRKESLVKKSA, from the coding sequence ATGGGTTTACTCGATCAGAGATTCGAAAACGGAAACGTTTTCGTCACATCAATGGAGAACTTGCTGAACTGGGCGAGACTCTCGTCGCTTTATCAGATGCAGTTCGGCCTGGCGTGCTGTGCAATTGAAATGATGGCTGCGTCGGCGTCTGATTTCGATATTATGCGGTTCGGCATCATTCCGCGCGCAACGCCCCGACAGGCGGATGTGATGGTCGTCGCCGGCACCGTCACCTTGAAGATGGCTTCGCGCATCAAGCGGCTGTATGACCAGATGGCCGAACCACGGTACATCATCTCCATGGGAAGCTGCGCGAATTGCGGCGGCCCGTACTGGGAGCATGGCTACCACGTGTTGAAGGGCGTTGACCGTGTAATTCCTGTCGACGTATTCGTGCCCGGCTGTCCGCCGCGGCCGGAGGCTCTGCTTGAAGGTATCATCAGGCTGCAGGAGAAGGTGAGAAAAGAAAGCCTCGTGAAGAAGTCTGCATAG
- a CDS encoding NADH-quinone oxidoreductase subunit C → MTAEEIYNSLKAKFGDAILEAKLDALQPWIVVDPLKTKEISIFLFDDPAMQFDYMMCLSGVDYNKDGKLGIVYHLFSMVHKHKIVLKAFCTKENPHIQSVSSVWGTANWHEREVFDMYGVIIDEHPDLRRILLPYDWEGHPLRKDYKVPEFYNGMKVPY, encoded by the coding sequence ATGACCGCGGAAGAAATTTATAACAGTCTGAAGGCGAAATTCGGCGATGCGATCCTCGAGGCGAAGCTCGATGCTCTTCAGCCATGGATTGTTGTCGATCCGCTGAAGACGAAAGAGATCTCCATCTTTCTGTTCGACGATCCCGCCATGCAGTTTGACTACATGATGTGCCTGAGCGGCGTCGACTACAACAAGGACGGAAAGCTCGGCATCGTGTATCATCTCTTTTCGATGGTGCACAAGCACAAGATCGTTCTGAAGGCCTTCTGCACGAAGGAAAACCCGCACATCCAGTCCGTGTCGTCGGTGTGGGGAACTGCCAATTGGCACGAGCGCGAAGTATTTGACATGTACGGCGTCATCATCGATGAGCATCCCGACCTTCGCCGTATTCTCCTTCCATACGATTGGGAAGGGCACCCGCTCCGCAAAGACTACAAAGTGCCTGAATTCTATAATGGGATGAAAGTCCCGTACTAA